A window of the Gossypium hirsutum isolate 1008001.06 chromosome A05, Gossypium_hirsutum_v2.1, whole genome shotgun sequence genome harbors these coding sequences:
- the LOC107957771 gene encoding protein EXORDIUM-like 2: MAPIPFLSLLLLFSLTFPSSSSAFEQQPLLKYHHGPLLKGNITVNLVWYGKFSSTQRSIIVDFLNSLSNPKTTSPPSVSSWWRMTAKYRGGSSSVVVGKQTLDDKYSLGKALKTSQLEVLAFKYGYGDGKAVNVVLTSADVAVDGFCMSRCGTHGSVQVKKSRFPYAWVGNSVSQCPGYCAWPFHQPVYGPQTPPMVAPNGDVGVDGMVINLATVLAGTVVNPYNNGYFQGPAEAPLEAVSACTGIFGKGAFPGYPGKVLMGKTTGASYNAVGVNGRKYLLPAMWDPQTSTCKTLL; encoded by the coding sequence atggcACCCATCCCTTTCTTATCACTTCTTTTGCTCTTCTCATTAACTTTCCCATCTTCTTCCTCAGCCTTCGAACAACAACCCCTCCTTAAATACCATCATGGTCCTCTTCTTAAGGGTAATATTACTGTTAATCTCGTTTGGTATGGGAAGTTCTCATCTACGCAGCGTTCCATAATCGTCGACTTTTTGAACTCTCTCAGCAACCCCAAGACGACGTCACCCCCATCTGTCTCCTCCTGGTGGCGAATGACTGCCAAATACAGGGGAGGTTCCAGCAGCGTCGTTGTAGGGAAGCAAACTCTCGATGACAAGTACTCTTTAGGCAAAGCTCTTAAAACTTCCCAACTCGAAGTTTTGGCTTTCAAATATGGATATGGAGATGGTAAAGCGGTCAACGTTGTTCTGACTTCCGCTGACGTGGCGGTCGATGGTTTCTGCATGAGCCGGTGCGGTACGCATGGTTCGGTTCAGGTTAAGAAGAGCAGGTTCCCTTACGCTTGGGTAGGTAACTCGGTGAGTCAGTGTCCTGGTTATTGCGCGTGGCCGTTTCATCAACCCGTGTATGGGCCGCAAACTCCCCCCATGGTTGCTCCTAACGGAGACGTAGGGGTGGACGGAATGGTGATCAACTTGGCAACGGTTTTGGCGGGAACCGTGGTGAACCCGTACAACAACGGGTACTTTCAAGGGCCGGCAGAGGCACCACTGGAGGCGGTGAGCGCTTGTACGGGGATATTCGGGAAAGGAGCTTTCCCGGGGTATCCGGGAAAGGTTTTGATGGGCAAAACGACGGGGGCCAGCTATAACGCAGTTGGGGTTAACGGGCGTAAGTATTTGCTCCCAGCGATGTGGGATCCTCAGACCTCGACATGCAAAACTCTTTTATGA
- the LOC107957772 gene encoding F-box protein FBW2 isoform X1 yields MFYISFTLSATLLFFFFFSNILSVFFLFFFAGLHLMPLLDQMEEQIEFRHWDELIPDALGLIFSNLSLQEVLTVIPSVCKSWRKAVTGPYCWQEVDIEEWSSRCQPHHLDRMLRMLITRSSGSLRKLCVSGLHNDSIFSFITENAGSLQTLRVRRSEMSDSVVERTAGRLSTITFLDLSYCGKIGARALEAIGRHCKLLVTLCRNMHPLDAAGKLLQDDEANAIATTMPRLKRLEMAYHLISTGSVMNILAGCPQLELLDLRGCWDVKLDSQLMKEKFPKLKVLGPFVMDYYEMDDWDDDCSDYSYNSEYLAWEFEMGDYDDYDIYDGMWHDDEGRFEELELRFYEGDGEEAGILGWPQSP; encoded by the exons AtgttttatatttcatttacCCTTTCTGCAActctcttgtttttcttttttttttctaatatactTTCGgtttttttcttgttcttctttgCTGGGTTGCATTTGATGCCTTTGTTAG ATCAGATGGAAGAGCAAATTGAGTTTCGTCACTGGGACGAACTAATTCCTGATGCACTTGGGTTGATCTTCAGCAACCTGTCCCTACAAGAGGTATTAACAGTCATTCCCAGCGTCTGCAAATCCTGGAGGAAGGCTGTCACAGGGCCCTATTGTTGGCAAGAGGTAGACATTGAAGAGTGGAGCAGTCGATGTCAGCCCCACCATCTTGATCGGATGCTTCGAATGCTCATCACCCGAAGCTCCGGATCTCTCCGCAAGTTATGTGTTTCGGGCCTCCACAATGATTCCATTTTCTCCTTCATCACTGAGAA TGCTGGTTCCCTTCAGACTTTGCGAGTGCGGAGAAGCGAAATGAGTGATTCGGTGGTTGAACGAACTGCGGGGAGGCTTTCCACGATTACCTTTTTGGATTTGAGTTACTGTGGGAAAATCGGTGCCCGTGCTTTAGAGGCCATTGGGAGGCATTGCAAACTGCTCGTCACCCTGTGCCGCAACATGCACCCACTGGATGCGGCTGGTAAGCTCTTGCAGGATGACGAGGCAAATGCCATAGCTACTACGATGCCTAGGTTGAAGCGCCTCGAGATGGCTTATCATCTTATCAGCACAGGGAGTGTTATGAACATCCTTGCCGGCTGTCCCCAGCTTGAACTTTTGGATTTAAGAGGCTGCTGGGATGTGAAACTCGATAGTCAGTTGATGAAGGAAAAGTTCCCGAAATTAAAGGTCTTAGGGCCCTTTGTCATGGATTACTATGAGATGGATGATTGGGATGATGATTGCTCGGACTACTCTTACAATTCCGAGTATTTGGCTTGGGAGTTTGAAATGGGCGACTACGATGATTACGACATCTACGACGGAATGTGGCATGACGATGAGGGGAGATTTGAGGAACTTGAGCTGAGATTCTACGAAGGAGATGGCGAAGAAGCAGGAATTCTGGGTTGGCCTCAATCTCCATAG
- the LOC107960663 gene encoding serine/threonine-protein phosphatase 2A activator 2, with protein MRKLQLIYCLEPAGSHGVWGLDDYHFLPFIFGSSQLIDHKYMKPKSIHNDDILDNFSSEYMYLSCIQFVKKVKKGPFAEHSPLLNDISEVPNWNKVNTGMLKMYKAEVLEKVPIMQHFLFGWLIKWE; from the exons ATGAGGAAGCTTCAGCTTATTTATTGCTTGGAACCTGCGGGCTCCCACGGGGTTTGGGGTTTAGATGATTACCATTTCTTGCCGTTTATATTTGGGAGTTCGCAGTTGATTGATCATAAGTACATGAAGCCGAAATCGATTCATAATGATGATATTTTGGACAACTTTTCGAGCGAGTACATGTATCTTTCTTGTATTCAGTTTGTAAAGAAAGTGAAAAAGGGCCCATTTGCCGAGCATTCGCCGTTGTTGAATGATATAAGTGAAGTGCCTAATTGGAATAAGGTGAATACTGGGATGCTTAAAATGTATAAAGCTGAAGTGCTTGAAAAGGTTCCTATCATGCAGCATTTCCTCTTTGGATGGCTCATTAAGTG GGAATAA
- the LOC107957772 gene encoding F-box protein FBW2 isoform X2, translating to MEEQIEFRHWDELIPDALGLIFSNLSLQEVLTVIPSVCKSWRKAVTGPYCWQEVDIEEWSSRCQPHHLDRMLRMLITRSSGSLRKLCVSGLHNDSIFSFITENAGSLQTLRVRRSEMSDSVVERTAGRLSTITFLDLSYCGKIGARALEAIGRHCKLLVTLCRNMHPLDAAGKLLQDDEANAIATTMPRLKRLEMAYHLISTGSVMNILAGCPQLELLDLRGCWDVKLDSQLMKEKFPKLKVLGPFVMDYYEMDDWDDDCSDYSYNSEYLAWEFEMGDYDDYDIYDGMWHDDEGRFEELELRFYEGDGEEAGILGWPQSP from the exons ATGGAAGAGCAAATTGAGTTTCGTCACTGGGACGAACTAATTCCTGATGCACTTGGGTTGATCTTCAGCAACCTGTCCCTACAAGAGGTATTAACAGTCATTCCCAGCGTCTGCAAATCCTGGAGGAAGGCTGTCACAGGGCCCTATTGTTGGCAAGAGGTAGACATTGAAGAGTGGAGCAGTCGATGTCAGCCCCACCATCTTGATCGGATGCTTCGAATGCTCATCACCCGAAGCTCCGGATCTCTCCGCAAGTTATGTGTTTCGGGCCTCCACAATGATTCCATTTTCTCCTTCATCACTGAGAA TGCTGGTTCCCTTCAGACTTTGCGAGTGCGGAGAAGCGAAATGAGTGATTCGGTGGTTGAACGAACTGCGGGGAGGCTTTCCACGATTACCTTTTTGGATTTGAGTTACTGTGGGAAAATCGGTGCCCGTGCTTTAGAGGCCATTGGGAGGCATTGCAAACTGCTCGTCACCCTGTGCCGCAACATGCACCCACTGGATGCGGCTGGTAAGCTCTTGCAGGATGACGAGGCAAATGCCATAGCTACTACGATGCCTAGGTTGAAGCGCCTCGAGATGGCTTATCATCTTATCAGCACAGGGAGTGTTATGAACATCCTTGCCGGCTGTCCCCAGCTTGAACTTTTGGATTTAAGAGGCTGCTGGGATGTGAAACTCGATAGTCAGTTGATGAAGGAAAAGTTCCCGAAATTAAAGGTCTTAGGGCCCTTTGTCATGGATTACTATGAGATGGATGATTGGGATGATGATTGCTCGGACTACTCTTACAATTCCGAGTATTTGGCTTGGGAGTTTGAAATGGGCGACTACGATGATTACGACATCTACGACGGAATGTGGCATGACGATGAGGGGAGATTTGAGGAACTTGAGCTGAGATTCTACGAAGGAGATGGCGAAGAAGCAGGAATTCTGGGTTGGCCTCAATCTCCATAG